In Triticum aestivum cultivar Chinese Spring unplaced genomic scaffold, IWGSC CS RefSeq v2.1 scaffold104125, whole genome shotgun sequence, the sequence ATATAAGTAGGCATGTAAATTTGGAACCTTGAGTCTACCCTCCGACCCTCTTTACTTCAACCAAATGAATTACATTTTCAGAATTCACTTCATTTTTGAAACTTTTAGTTCAATTGGTTGAGCTAAGTAGGGTCAGAGGGTACCCTATCTATATTGGCACCCTTGGATATGATTTTACGCACGTGCGCCACCACAGTTAGTTCATGCATACCTCAAGTTGTAAACATGCCAAGTTTGGCCACCCAGAAGAGATTATCTCTTGAGAGCCTGTGGGTCAAGAAAAACTGGAATCAACGAAATAACAAATGGGTTCATATAATGAACTTAAAGTAAACTTACTGGAGTCAAGGAGTTTGCAACCAGACAGCAAAAGTTCAACTAAATTGCAATTCTGTGTAAGAATTGTCAGATCATCATTTGTGATCCATGGAGTAACCCACTGGAGCCGTAATATTCTTAACGCTGGTGCCATTGTTTGAAAGCTAAATGAAGTCAAATTGCCAAGGCAATAGTGCAGGCAGAGCACCTGAAGATTTGTTGACGATTCCAATAGATTTCTTACAACTCTGTCAGAGATTACCTGGATGCAGATCATACAATCATTATACAGTGAAAGGAACAGGTAGTTATATTATTTAATAGTACAGAGGAGGGCACACCTGAAACCTAAGAACCAAAGACTCGAGAAACGGGCAGATCTCAGGAAGAGCATGCAGGATATTCTCTGGTAATGTTGTGCCAAGGCCAACTGTCATCCTCCTTACTTTACTAAAAGAAGGAATGAGGTCATCAACTCGAACAGGGCAAAATGCCCAGCCCATTTCTACATCCTCCAAATAGCACGTACTGGTTATCTCCTGAAGAAACCTGCCATACTTGTTACCACTCGTGGATTGTACCTCACCCTGTTCAAACAGCAGGTTACGGCATCCAGCTGTTTTCAAGCAGCTCAAATTAGAGTTTCTTCGTATAACTGGTGCCAATGAGACCATAGAAACCTGTAAGTTCGTCCCAGGAAAAAAAACATAAGAACCAGATATTATCATATTAGTGTGCACAGTGATGGTTCTGCCATGCCATAACAATAAAAGAACTGATTAACAGTGAACTAGCACTGCACTTTCAAAGTTTGCCCTTTGCAGCCATCAGAGCAACACACTTTATATAGTCCTGTCATTCAATTATAAAAGCACAAAAGTTTATCATCAAAATCCTACGTTCAAAGGGTCTACAGTTTGTTATGTGTTCTTGATaaaaaatatttggaaaatctgtAATATTGTTGGTCTATAGTTCCAAGCTCAATATTTGTTCAATCAACTAAACAGTGTTTCGTTCATAAGAAGATTACAATATTTATTAGGAAAATGACattctttcaaaaaaaaatcataccaCAGTCTCCGAAATATCAAGATACTCAAGTGAAGAGCCAACAAAGTTGCAGAGAGCACCATCTGCAAGTGATGTCTCCCTTAAGCATAAGGACTTCACAATATTCATATTACTCACTAGCTGGGACATAGCAGCACAACTAATACCTATAAATAGAAGAACTCACATTACCCAGATTAATCATGCCAAGTCATTGCTCAGTTGCAACAGAACCTTGGATAAGGAACAAAAGGTATGATTTTTAAATATTTAATAATTACCTTCACAGCCTTCCAGATGCAATTCTTGCAACCTAAATGCCATAACATGAGCATGTTCATCCTTATGGTAAGAAAAGCTATCTGAAGGATCCAATGAGCATAGGGTTTGAATTGAATGATTTCCAAACGATGTATAAGAAAGAACCATCGAGTGCATTTTTCTACAATTCAACAGTAGTGTAGATATACCATCGTCTGTCAACAGGGTGCAATGTTTAATGTTTATATAACATAGAGAGCTTTTCAGCATGGATATCTCCAGCAAGTTCATATCTGTACACAAAGACAGACACAAAATAAGAAGAAACCCAGTTACAAGGTCGCAAATAAAATATGCATACTTTTAAATCACAGGACATTTCCCATACCAGTAATATCATTTCGGCCTTCCAGTATCAATTTTGATATATTTGAGAAAACTGGGTTTCCTGAGGTCCCATATAATCCACTTTGCATGTAATAGCTAGATAGATTTCGATTCACGTCACGCCGTACTTCAGATCTAGAAGATATAATCGAGTACTTGGATAGTATAACGCTTGTATCAATACTCAAATTGATTTCATTAATCCATGGGCATCTCAGTAACAAACACTGCAAATCTTCAAACTGAAAGAGTAAACAATAGGAAGCTATGAACGTCCTCAATTCTGGAAATGTCCACTTCATCCATAAAATTACTGCACCAAAATGTACATTTGGACATTTGGAGAGATCCACAATGCGTACATTTCTAAATGTACATTTGGACATTTGGAAAAACCCGGTTTAGAACATTCTAGAAGGTTACAAAAGCAGGGAGCTCGCAAGTAAAAAAACACAAAATGGGCCGTCCCACTTTGTCGGTCACTCGGTTGACCCTGTGCATTCAACTATAATTAGAGGCAGTGAGCTCCAATACGGAATTCTGCTTGTGCGTACACTGCCTCTAATTACAGTTGAATTCCGTATTGAACGTTCACTGCCTCTAATTATAGTTGAATTCCGTATTGGACGCTCACTGCCTCTAATTATAGTTGACCTTGTGCAATTCAACTATAATTAGAGGCAGTGAGCGTCCAATACTGCTTCCTTCCGCTTGTGCGTACAACCTAGCTGGAGTAGAAATCAGTCTTTTCATAATGTACATGTAACTGTATTGTCGCGTTTTCACTTACCTACATTCGTTCATTATGCCGAGGATTTTGTGACACTCATGTACTCATGCATGTTTGTGTGCTATGCTGCTGTATGTCTGTATTGTCAGTATACAATGCACGGATGTTTTCAGCGAAACCACATTGCAATCAGTAATATCTCTGGTAGGGAAAAAATATATGGCTAGTCTCACAGTTAATTACCTCCAGCTAGCGTTGCAATAACGTCATATGGCTATTGTGTTCAGCTAATGCTGTAACTGATCTCTGAAGGGAGAATAATATGTATGCTTGAACAATGTTCATAGGAAAAATAATAATATATAATGCCACCGTAAGTTGTGACCAAATTTGACATGGTCGACTAGCTTGTTTGCAATTCTCAATTAGGCTGATGGTGTGTATACCCTGAATATTTTTTTGTTCACATCATCACGCAAGAGACTTGAGTCATGGACTTGTCATCGTCCTTGTGAGGAGAGACATCATGTGGAACTCTCATCGACTTCCTTTGGACGCTACATAATTTCTACATTGGCACGAGTCTCATGTGGAACTCTCATCGACTTTGCATTCATTGGCATCATGTTTCATCACTTGAATCACACACAAACACGATTAATACTTCGCGTTGAAAACTattccctccattcggaattactcGTTCAAAaaagaatgtatctagatgtattttagttgtagatacatccatttttatgacaagtaattccaaacggaggaAGTAGTAGTAAGTCTGGACGAAGTGACCTAGGTAGAGCAAACACAATTAGCTACAGCAGTCGATCGATGATAATAACAGATTAAGCAACGCTCGATGCAATGGAGACAATGAATGGAGTAAGCCTAAGAATGAACAAATCTCAATCAGACGTCCTCCAGCACGAGGAGCAAGCGCAGCCCCGGAGGAGGGCGAGGCGGACAAAGGCGGCGGCCCCGAGAGCGAGGCACAATgcgccggcgcgctccggcccCGTCGCCACGGTTTGGAGGCTGCGGTGGAAGAGCAGCAAGGGGCAGCCCACTAGTATGAAGGCGATGCCGATGACAGTGGTTAAGACAACATCGGACGCGAGGGGGCCGTCAGAGTCCACGCCGGGTGCGCCATCGCCGGCATGCTTGCCGCCTTGGCCGTCCTCGAGATCCACGTACTCGTACTCCCCCGCCGCcgattcctcctcctcctcctcctcacgtgGTTGCTTCGACCGGTAGAAGCTGCTTCtgaaaaaaaaaaggagaaagaaaaacaCAGGTTGGATTGGATGAGAAAGAAAAAGGATTGTTTCGATCGATCGATGTGTACCTGAAAATCTTGGTCATCGAGTTAATTAGCACAGAAACCGATCGGGGCGAAGAGAATCAAGTTTAATTTCGCCTGCCATAAGACGGGAGAAATTAACAAGGGGATCAATCGGGTGGTCTGTTGTAAGAGGGGTTTATTTATATATGGACGCACGCACGGGAGATGGATGGATTATGTACGTGTCGTAGTCAATCATAACCGTACTGTCCGCACGGTAATCTGTCAACTAATCTGCAGATCgatgtgttttttttctttttctgcgaaTAAATCTGCAGATCGATTTGACTCTCGTGGTACTAATCCTAATCCGACTAGTGTCGTTGTTGGAACTACCTCCATCTTGGTTTACTCCCCCTCGTATTTGAGTCATATTTTCACCATAATTTTAACTACATTCAAAATTACTATATGATATCACTGAAAACTACATTCAAATACGAACCAACAATATAATTTTGGTGGCATGCATTAATATTTTACtagttaaatatatggtcaaacttTGATCTAAAATATGACGGGGACTAATAAATCAGGAACCGGTTTAGGGTTCTAGCCCATGCATCTGTCCATCTGGCAAGAAAATATGGGACATAATATTTGCTTGTTGCCTAGTAATTTCTTGAGGCTCCGATCAGTTTTACCCTGTCTCGTGTTGCCGACAGCCCTCACCACCATCGACACGCCCTCCACCGGCCCAACCGCCATTCCCTACTACTCATGGTCGGCATCACGAGCCCTCATGCCACCCGGACTATTAACCTGCTTTCTTTCTGTCCCAACCTCCAAGGGTTCCTACATGTATGACATAGTCCATTGGATTGGGGCAATGGTACGCACCTATGTTTGGTGTCCCCTTTCTCACTTCCT encodes:
- the LOC123175918 gene encoding BTB/POZ domain-containing protein FBL11 isoform X4; the encoded protein is MKWTFPELRTFIASYCLLFQFEDLQCLLLRCPWINEINLSIDTSVILSKYSIISSRSEVRRDVNRNLSSYYMQSGLYGTSGNPVFSNISKLILEGRNDITDMNLLEISMLKSSLCYINIKHCTLLTDDGISTLLLNCRKMHSMVLSYTSFGNHSIQTLCSLDPSDSFSYHKDEHAHVMAFRLQELHLEGCEGISCAAMSQLVSNMNIVKSLCLRETSLADGALCNFVGSSLEYLDISETVVSMVSLAPVIRRNSNLSCLKTAGCRNLLFEQGEVQSTSGNKYGRFLQEITSTCYLEDVEMGWAFCPVRVDDLIPSFSKVRRMTVGLGTTLPENILHALPEICPFLESLVLRFQVISDRVVRNLLESSTNLQVLCLHYCLGNLTSFSFQTMAPALRILRLQWVTPWITNDDLTILTQNCNLVELLLSGCKLLDSIFLDPQALKR
- the LOC123175918 gene encoding BTB/POZ domain-containing protein FBL11 isoform X2, with translation MKWTFPELRTFIASYCLLFQFEDLQCLLLRCPWINEINLSIDTSVILSKYSIISSRSEVRRDVNRNLSSYYMQSGLYGTSGNPVFSNISKLILEGRNDITDMNLLEISMLKSSLCYINIKHCTLLTDDDSFSYHKDEHAHVMAFRLQELHLEGCEGISCAAMSQLVSNMNIVKSLCLRETSLADGALCNFVGSSLEYLDISETVVSMVSLAPVIRRNSNLSCLKTAGCRNLLFEQGEVQSTSGNKYGRFLQEITSTCYLEDVEMGWAFCPVRVDDLIPSFSKVRRMTVGLGTTLPENILHALPEICPFLESLVLRFQVISDRVVRNLLESSTNLQVLCLHYCLGNLTSFSFQTMAPALRILRLQWVTPWITNDDLTILTQNCNLVELLLSGCKLLDSSSQEIISSGWPNLACLQLEECGQITLDGVDSILDCKALEEVLLRHTGRGIGRTIITDAIRELPLLRKLALDLCDASEGGYDTPNVPEGKMMRSVRMSRCKKSVAAARSCFGEASSSSSNRKPVQHRETIVLEWSSRQLTTTVVEERL
- the LOC123175918 gene encoding BTB/POZ domain-containing protein FBL11 isoform X1; amino-acid sequence: MKWTFPELRTFIASYCLLFQFEDLQCLLLRCPWINEINLSIDTSVILSKYSIISSRSEVRRDVNRNLSSYYMQSGLYGTSGNPVFSNISKLILEGRNDITDMNLLEISMLKSSLCYINIKHCTLLTDDGISTLLLNCRKMHSMVLSYTSFGNHSIQTLCSLDPSDSFSYHKDEHAHVMAFRLQELHLEGCEDGALCNFVGSSLEYLDISETVVSMVSLAPVIRRNSNLSCLKTAGCRNLLFEQGEVQSTSGNKYGRFLQEITSTCYLEDVEMGWAFCPVRVDDLIPSFSKVRRMTVGLGTTLPENILHALPEICPFLESLVLRFQVISDRVVRNLLESSTNLQVLCLHYCLGNLTSFSFQTMAPALRILRLQWVTPWITNDDLTILTQNCNLVELLLSGCKLLDSSSQEIISSGWPNLACLQLEECGQITLDGVDSILDCKALEEVLLRHTGRGIGRTIITDAIRELPLLRKLALDLCDASEGGYDTPNVPEGKMMRSVRMSRCKKSVAAARSCFGEASSSSSNRKPVQHRETIVLEWSSRQLTTTVVEERL
- the LOC123175917 gene encoding uncharacterized protein, which produces MTKIFRSSFYRSKQPREEEEEEESAAGEYEYVDLEDGQGGKHAGDGAPGVDSDGPLASDVVLTTVIGIAFILVGCPLLLFHRSLQTVATGPERAGALCLALGAAAFVRLALLRGCACSSCWRTSD
- the LOC123175918 gene encoding BTB/POZ domain-containing protein FBL11 isoform X3 — translated: MKWTFPELRTFIASYCLLFQFEDLQCLLLRCPWINEINLSIDTSVILSKYSIISSRSEVRRDVNRNLSSYYMQSGLYGTSGNPVFSNISKLILEGRNDITDMNLLEISMLKSSLCYINIKHCTLLTDDDSFSYHKDEHAHVMAFRLQELHLEGCEDGALCNFVGSSLEYLDISETVVSMVSLAPVIRRNSNLSCLKTAGCRNLLFEQGEVQSTSGNKYGRFLQEITSTCYLEDVEMGWAFCPVRVDDLIPSFSKVRRMTVGLGTTLPENILHALPEICPFLESLVLRFQVISDRVVRNLLESSTNLQVLCLHYCLGNLTSFSFQTMAPALRILRLQWVTPWITNDDLTILTQNCNLVELLLSGCKLLDSSSQEIISSGWPNLACLQLEECGQITLDGVDSILDCKALEEVLLRHTGRGIGRTIITDAIRELPLLRKLALDLCDASEGGYDTPNVPEGKMMRSVRMSRCKKSVAAARSCFGEASSSSSNRKPVQHRETIVLEWSSRQLTTTVVEERL